One Halomonas sp. M4R1S46 genomic window carries:
- the rimM gene encoding ribosome maturation factor RimM (Essential for efficient processing of 16S rRNA): MSASAERGPTDDHVVLGKLTSPYGVKGWLKVYSYTSPMEGILDYDAWVLRHQGRLVRYRLAQGRPHGKGLVARLEGVDAREQAEALAGAEILLPKAELPELDGDDEFYWYQLEGLKVVTDGGVPLGRISYLFETGANDVMVVKGRDGDAVDSRERLLPFLPGEVVRDVDLEAGVMTVDWDPEF; encoded by the coding sequence ATGAGCGCAAGCGCCGAGCGAGGTCCGACCGACGATCACGTGGTGCTGGGCAAGTTGACCAGCCCCTACGGCGTCAAGGGCTGGCTCAAGGTGTACTCGTACACCAGTCCCATGGAAGGCATCCTCGACTACGACGCCTGGGTGCTGCGCCATCAGGGACGCCTGGTCCGCTATCGTCTCGCCCAGGGACGCCCCCATGGCAAGGGCCTGGTGGCCCGCCTCGAGGGGGTCGACGCGCGTGAACAGGCCGAGGCCCTGGCCGGTGCCGAGATCCTCCTGCCCAAGGCCGAGCTACCCGAACTCGACGGCGACGACGAGTTCTACTGGTATCAGCTCGAGGGCCTGAAGGTGGTGACCGACGGCGGCGTGCCGCTGGGGCGCATCAGCTACCTGTTCGAGACCGGCGCCAACGACGTCATGGTCGTCAAGGGGCGCGACGGCGACGCCGTCGACAGTCGCGAGCGGCTGCTGCCCTTCCTGCCCGGCGAGGTCGTGCGCGACGTGGACCTCGAGGCCGGCGTGATGACCGTCGACTGGGATCCGGAATTTTGA
- the rpsP gene encoding 30S ribosomal protein S16, with translation MVTIRLARGGAKKRPFYHLTVTDSRKSRDGRFIERLGFFNPVARGQEERLRIDLDRISHWQEQGAQLSGRVAELVKEARKQA, from the coding sequence ATGGTTACCATTCGTCTGGCACGTGGTGGCGCCAAGAAGCGTCCCTTCTACCACCTGACCGTGACCGATTCCCGCAAGTCGCGCGACGGTCGTTTCATCGAGCGTCTGGGCTTCTTCAACCCGGTGGCCCGTGGCCAGGAAGAGCGTCTGCGCATCGACCTCGACCGCATCAGCCACTGGCAGGAGCAGGGCGCCCAGCTGTCCGGCCGCGTCGCCGAGCTGGTCAAGGAAGCCCGCAAGCAGGCCTGA